In a genomic window of Rhodovulum sp. P5:
- a CDS encoding GvpL/GvpF family gas vesicle protein has product MTRKQLAAILPGPAPQPLPKGASAIEAAGFTAVLTPVPRHLGRGRKALLRHAQQRQELLEGMMPAGPVLPALSGAILAERDVPVMLQANAPLFTRLADTLRGRVQYQVQVSWDEAAAPARFGDPAGLDAVREGLSARIGDMLGLVSEEMVALPIRDAVIFNAALLVAENEIPALDQTVEAVDAIWTDGFSIRQIGPSPAVSFCSLGLRQVSSRAIQKARDRLGLSGDLDAEAIRSARRHALMSAKDDVRERVKTAADILEVLTACPEAEKGFHHAFVWWEGRAGPKTEERAAA; this is encoded by the coding sequence ATGACACGCAAGCAACTTGCCGCGATTCTGCCCGGCCCCGCACCGCAGCCCCTGCCGAAGGGAGCCAGCGCGATCGAGGCCGCCGGCTTTACGGCCGTGTTGACTCCGGTCCCGCGGCATCTGGGCAGGGGTCGCAAGGCCCTTCTCAGACATGCCCAGCAGCGGCAGGAGTTGCTTGAGGGCATGATGCCTGCCGGCCCGGTATTGCCGGCACTTTCGGGGGCCATCCTTGCCGAACGGGACGTGCCCGTCATGTTGCAGGCCAATGCCCCGCTCTTCACCCGTCTTGCGGACACTCTTCGCGGGCGGGTGCAGTATCAGGTTCAGGTGTCTTGGGATGAGGCCGCCGCACCGGCCCGGTTCGGTGACCCCGCGGGGCTTGACGCCGTGCGGGAGGGGCTCTCTGCGCGCATCGGCGACATGCTGGGCCTTGTGTCCGAAGAAATGGTGGCGCTGCCGATCCGGGACGCGGTGATCTTCAATGCCGCTCTTCTTGTGGCCGAAAATGAGATACCGGCCCTCGATCAGACGGTCGAGGCCGTCGATGCGATCTGGACGGACGGCTTTTCCATTCGGCAGATCGGCCCGTCGCCTGCGGTGTCGTTTTGCAGCCTCGGGCTTCGGCAGGTTTCATCGCGTGCGATTCAGAAGGCCCGCGACCGGCTGGGGCTGAGCGGGGATCTTGACGCCGAGGCGATCCGTTCCGCGCGTCGTCATGCCCTGATGTCCGCGAAGGACGATGTGAGAGAGCGGGTCAAGACGGCGGCCGACATTCTGGAGGTTTTGACGGCCTGTCCCGAGGCCGAAAAAGGATTTCACCACGCCTTTGTCTGGTGGGAGGGCCGGGCCGGCCCCAAAACCGAGGAAAGGGCCGCGGCATGA
- a CDS encoding GvpL/GvpF family gas vesicle protein — translation MSGQLLLLGLVAAGGTERSVDQPHRRVPAGPDMDALVMALDDISEDTASEAWAIKAALAQNTVLSAYAAAEDVMPVAIGAAFSGDAALLQHLERSAETLKRQMAQLAGKTEYLFRLLPEAPAAELARPVVPPQSGVAYLKQRRAKRDTRRHLGDDRKAFTDAATAALSAAALECVVRPTRSGDAILDLSLLIRRDQVEALVEAARALSDAAEALNLRIRMVGPCAPHSFIPKAEPCDA, via the coding sequence ATGAGCGGGCAACTCCTCCTTCTGGGGCTGGTTGCGGCCGGAGGCACCGAACGGTCGGTCGACCAGCCGCATCGCCGTGTCCCTGCCGGGCCGGATATGGATGCGCTGGTCATGGCGCTTGATGACATTTCCGAGGACACCGCGTCGGAGGCCTGGGCGATCAAGGCGGCCCTTGCCCAAAATACCGTCCTGTCGGCCTATGCAGCGGCCGAAGACGTGATGCCGGTTGCCATCGGGGCGGCGTTTTCCGGCGATGCGGCCCTGTTGCAGCATCTGGAACGCTCTGCCGAGACGTTGAAACGGCAAATGGCGCAACTGGCCGGCAAGACGGAGTACCTGTTCCGCCTGCTGCCCGAGGCCCCGGCAGCAGAGCTTGCCCGGCCCGTCGTGCCCCCCCAAAGCGGTGTCGCCTATCTGAAACAACGCCGGGCAAAGCGGGACACGCGCCGGCATCTGGGCGACGATCGCAAGGCCTTTACCGACGCGGCGACTGCGGCGCTGTCCGCGGCGGCGCTGGAGTGCGTGGTGCGTCCGACCCGGTCGGGTGACGCGATCCTGGACCTCTCGCTCCTGATCCGGCGAGACCAGGTGGAGGCTCTGGTTGAGGCCGCGCGGGCCTTGTCGGACGCGGCAGAGGCGCTGAACCTGCGGATCCGGATGGTCGGCCCCTGTGCGCCGCATTCCTTCATCCCCAAGGCGGAACCCTGCGATGCCTGA
- a CDS encoding gas vesicle protein, with product MPDSEFSLRFATSEDALFSSDTRLVDIVDNLLANGVVIRGEAWLTVADVELVFLGVDLVLANPDTMRPDPVNLS from the coding sequence ATGCCTGACTCTGAATTCTCGCTGCGCTTTGCCACGTCGGAGGATGCGCTGTTCAGCAGTGACACGCGGCTGGTCGACATCGTCGATAATCTGCTGGCCAATGGTGTGGTGATCCGGGGCGAGGCCTGGCTGACCGTGGCCGATGTGGAGCTTGTGTTTCTCGGGGTCGATCTCGTTCTGGCCAATCCCGACACGATGCGGCCGGACCCGGTGAACCTGTCATGA
- a CDS encoding GvpL/GvpF family gas vesicle protein yields the protein MMALGLSRDAVPVPPYAALKSGALSVICIEDDLASTPRDRMALQLGGSRALSCFLPFAPTALPDAERALSWCEARQEEIVALLTQLDDGRQITLTCGINDAPVTTETDSGAGWLRQKAQRKQARQQQAQELRQWVEAMCADLPVRDIADEHGAGVLRLHLLIGAADAPDVLAQLHARLAEDGKGRATGLQLTLTGPWPAYNFTNLGAAA from the coding sequence ATGATGGCGCTCGGGCTCAGCCGGGATGCGGTGCCGGTGCCGCCCTATGCTGCGTTGAAAAGCGGGGCGTTGTCCGTGATTTGTATCGAGGACGACCTTGCCAGCACCCCGCGGGATCGCATGGCGCTGCAACTTGGCGGCAGCCGCGCCCTGTCGTGCTTTCTGCCCTTTGCCCCCACGGCCCTGCCAGATGCCGAACGCGCTCTGTCCTGGTGCGAAGCGCGGCAGGAGGAGATCGTGGCCCTATTGACCCAGTTGGACGACGGGCGCCAGATCACCCTGACTTGCGGGATCAACGACGCCCCCGTCACGACCGAAACCGACAGCGGCGCCGGGTGGTTGCGGCAGAAGGCCCAGCGCAAGCAGGCGCGGCAGCAACAGGCCCAGGAGCTGCGGCAGTGGGTCGAGGCGATGTGCGCCGATCTGCCGGTGCGCGATATCGCCGACGAGCACGGCGCAGGCGTTCTTCGCCTGCATCTTTTGATCGGGGCTGCGGACGCGCCCGATGTGCTCGCGCAGTTGCACGCGCGACTGGCCGAGGACGGGAAGGGCCGGGCGACCGGCCTGCAACTGACCCTGACCGGGCCTTGGCCCGCCTACAACTTCACCAACTTGGGGGCCGCGGCATGA
- a CDS encoding gas vesicle protein K translates to MKVDGDASISFGTEDLAAYLSTRTDGKDRIRIDPDCVEQDLARLVLGLMEFLRQLMELQAIRRMENGQLTPEQEETLGTTLMRAEGAIHDLADRFGLSPEDLSLDLGPLGRTV, encoded by the coding sequence ATGAAGGTGGACGGCGACGCATCTATTTCCTTCGGAACCGAGGACTTGGCCGCCTATCTGTCGACGCGGACCGATGGGAAGGACCGGATCAGGATCGACCCCGATTGCGTCGAACAGGACCTTGCCCGGCTTGTTCTGGGGCTGATGGAGTTCCTGCGTCAGTTGATGGAGCTGCAGGCCATCCGGCGCATGGAAAACGGCCAACTGACACCGGAGCAGGAAGAAACCCTCGGCACCACGTTGATGCGGGCAGAGGGCGCGATCCACGACCTGGCAGATCGTTTCGGCCTGTCGCCGGAGGATCTTTCGCTCGATCTCGGCCCGCTGGGCCGGACCGTCTGA
- the hutH gene encoding histidine ammonia-lyase — MRHDRDSAALYELDDRIDLSNANAVAQGDQKIVLSGAARARCRAAEARLVQAISERRHIYGITTGFGPLANRLVSPEDGVRLQQNLVHHLATGLGPDLGWAEARAVVLARLASLSKGASGASEASINALVTLLNSDLAPAIPARGTVGASGDLTPLAHMVLCFQGRGAFFDRAGKRFEGAVALDLLGLAPLDLSSRDGLALVNGTSAMTGIALRNAQAAERSVDWALALTALMGECFDARSEAWSAEFADLRPHGGQIRAAATLRARLKGSARIVEARTAARRLEEDDIRPEDEPGQDAYSLRVAPQLIGAVLDALDWHNSVLETELNAVTDNPIFPANGDVPALHGGNFMGQHVALISDTLANSTTVLAGLVERQVARLTDEKLNRGLPAFLHRGPCGLNSGFMGAQVTATALLAEMRATGAASVQSLSTNGANQDVVSMGTIAARLTAEKLARCIEIQAILALALAQAAELRGGSELSGFSGAARRLVAWVRETAPELEEDRPLAKEITALSIRMSQQSPTP, encoded by the coding sequence GTGCGTCACGACAGAGACTCAGCAGCCCTTTACGAACTGGACGACAGGATCGACCTGTCCAACGCCAATGCGGTTGCGCAAGGCGATCAGAAGATCGTTCTGTCCGGGGCTGCGCGGGCCCGATGCCGTGCAGCGGAGGCGCGGCTGGTTCAGGCCATTTCCGAACGCCGCCATATCTACGGGATCACCACCGGTTTTGGGCCGCTGGCCAACCGGTTGGTTTCCCCCGAGGACGGGGTGAGGCTGCAACAGAACCTCGTGCACCACCTTGCGACCGGCCTTGGCCCCGATCTGGGCTGGGCAGAGGCCCGCGCTGTCGTGCTGGCGCGGCTTGCCTCGCTCTCCAAGGGCGCCTCGGGTGCGTCCGAGGCCAGCATCAATGCGCTTGTCACCCTTCTGAACTCGGACCTCGCCCCGGCGATCCCCGCACGGGGCACCGTGGGCGCCTCGGGCGATCTGACGCCGCTCGCGCATATGGTGCTGTGTTTTCAGGGGCGTGGCGCGTTCTTCGACCGTGCCGGAAAGCGGTTCGAGGGGGCCGTGGCGCTTGATCTTCTGGGGCTCGCGCCGCTTGATCTGTCCAGCCGCGACGGGCTGGCCCTGGTCAACGGCACCTCGGCGATGACCGGAATTGCACTGCGCAACGCCCAAGCGGCAGAGCGGTCGGTCGACTGGGCGCTGGCCCTGACCGCGCTGATGGGAGAGTGTTTTGATGCACGGTCGGAGGCATGGTCTGCCGAATTCGCGGACCTGCGCCCCCATGGCGGGCAAATCCGTGCGGCGGCGACGCTGCGGGCACGGCTGAAGGGCAGCGCCCGCATCGTGGAGGCCCGAACGGCGGCCCGGCGTCTGGAAGAGGATGACATCCGGCCCGAGGATGAGCCCGGGCAGGACGCCTATAGCCTGCGGGTCGCGCCGCAATTGATCGGCGCCGTTCTGGATGCGCTGGACTGGCACAACAGCGTGCTGGAAACCGAATTGAACGCGGTCACCGACAACCCGATCTTCCCGGCCAACGGGGATGTGCCGGCCTTGCATGGCGGCAATTTCATGGGTCAGCATGTGGCGCTTATCTCTGACACTTTGGCCAACTCCACCACCGTGCTGGCCGGGCTGGTCGAGCGGCAGGTGGCGCGGCTGACCGATGAAAAGCTGAACCGGGGCCTGCCGGCGTTCCTGCATCGGGGGCCGTGCGGGTTGAACTCCGGCTTCATGGGCGCGCAGGTCACTGCGACGGCGCTTCTGGCAGAGATGCGGGCCACCGGGGCGGCGTCGGTCCAGTCGCTCTCGACCAACGGCGCCAATCAGGATGTCGTGTCGATGGGAACGATCGCCGCGCGCCTGACGGCCGAGAAACTGGCCCGCTGTATCGAGATACAGGCGATCCTTGCGCTGGCCTTGGCGCAGGCGGCGGAACTGCGGGGGGGATCGGAGTTGAGCGGTTTTTCCGGGGCGGCGCGGCGGCTGGTGGCTTGGGTGCGTGAAACGGCGCCGGAACTGGAAGAAGACCGCCCGCTGGCGAAGGAGATCACTGCCCTGTCAATCAGGATGTCGCAGCAATCCCCGACGCCATAG
- the gvpA gene encoding gas vesicle structural protein GvpA, which produces MAIEKTVASASIAEVVDRILDKGIVIDAFVRVSLVGIELIAIEVRAVVASIESWLKYAEAVGLTVDPAAA; this is translated from the coding sequence ATGGCAATCGAAAAAACCGTGGCGTCCGCCTCCATCGCTGAAGTCGTCGACCGTATCCTGGACAAAGGCATCGTGATCGATGCTTTCGTGCGTGTCTCGCTCGTCGGCATCGAACTCATCGCGATCGAAGTGCGCGCCGTCGTCGCGTCCATCGAAAGCTGGCTGAAATATGCCGAGGCGGTTGGCCTGACCGTCGACCCGGCCGCCGCCTGA
- the ltnD gene encoding L-threonate dehydrogenase, translating to MTDQRSVAVVGLGSMGYGVAGSILRAGHRTYGIDINPDQVARFRAEGGTPGRFPDIGKDVDVVVIVVINSAQTEDVLFGAAGIVPSLRDGAVVMSCATVAPDFARRMEARCAEHGLLYLDAPISGGPKRAADGALSVLASGSAAAFDAARPVLDAMAANVFELGEAAGAGSAMKAVNQLLVGVHIAATAEAMTFGMTQGIDPDKFIEIITKSAGTSWALEDRAPHIAHGDYTPHSAVNIWPKDLGIVQDIARSASFSAPISSAALQQFIAAAGMGLGREDDAALAKVYAHHAGLTLPGGE from the coding sequence ATGACCGACCAGAGGTCTGTCGCGGTCGTTGGTCTGGGGTCGATGGGCTATGGCGTGGCCGGATCGATTTTGCGGGCCGGGCATCGCACCTACGGTATCGATATCAACCCCGATCAGGTGGCCCGCTTCCGGGCTGAGGGCGGGACGCCGGGCCGGTTTCCGGATATCGGCAAGGACGTCGATGTCGTGGTGATCGTGGTGATCAATTCCGCCCAGACAGAGGACGTGCTGTTCGGGGCGGCGGGGATCGTCCCGTCGTTACGCGACGGCGCCGTGGTGATGAGTTGCGCAACCGTTGCCCCCGATTTCGCGCGCCGGATGGAAGCGCGCTGTGCCGAGCACGGGCTTCTTTATCTCGACGCGCCGATTTCGGGCGGGCCGAAACGGGCGGCGGATGGGGCATTGTCGGTTCTGGCCTCGGGCAGCGCGGCGGCCTTTGATGCGGCGCGCCCGGTTCTGGATGCAATGGCCGCCAATGTATTCGAGTTGGGCGAGGCCGCCGGCGCAGGCTCGGCCATGAAGGCGGTCAACCAGCTTCTGGTAGGGGTGCATATCGCCGCGACCGCCGAGGCGATGACCTTCGGCATGACGCAAGGCATCGACCCCGACAAGTTCATCGAGATCATCACGAAAAGCGCGGGCACGAGCTGGGCTTTGGAAGACCGCGCGCCCCATATCGCCCATGGCGACTACACCCCCCATAGCGCGGTGAATATCTGGCCCAAGGATTTGGGCATCGTACAAGACATTGCCCGTTCTGCCAGTTTCAGCGCGCCGATATCCTCAGCCGCCCTGCAACAGTTCATTGCCGCCGCGGGCATGGGGCTGGGGCGGGAGGATGACGCCGCGCTTGCCAAGGTCTATGCGCACCATGCCGGTCTGACCCTTCCCGGGGGGGAGTAA
- the otnK gene encoding 3-oxo-tetronate kinase: MGTVLGCIADDFTGATDLAGLLARSGQRVSLRIGVPSGPPADTAPFEVIALKSRTAPVDRAVADCRAALNWLRRAGAGRFYWKYCSTFDSTATGNIGPVAEALMADLGASQTIYCPAFPENGRSVFMGNLFVGRQPLAESPMKDHPLTPMRDSNLMRLLAPQVTRPVGLVDRLTVARGTEAVAAELARLDREGVAHVVVDGVADADLEIIAAACRDMALMTGGSALAMPLPVLYRAAGLVGEEAVAHERPDIGPGAIVLSGSCSAMTREQVRTYATQAPSFRLDPRDLADNGPGEALDWLAALPLDAVPMIYATAEPDDVRAAQDELGAVVAGEVVEQALAEIAVAARDRGVRRFVVAGGETSGAVASALGVTRLDIGSEIAPGVPWTFSESGGVQVALALKSGNFGAESFFADAVAKLEGA; this comes from the coding sequence GTGGGTACGGTCCTCGGCTGCATTGCCGATGATTTCACGGGCGCGACGGATCTGGCGGGGCTACTGGCGCGCAGCGGCCAGCGGGTCAGCCTGCGGATCGGCGTGCCGTCGGGCCCCCCCGCCGATACCGCCCCGTTCGAGGTGATCGCGCTGAAATCCCGCACCGCACCGGTGGACCGGGCCGTTGCCGACTGCCGCGCGGCGCTGAACTGGCTCCGGCGGGCCGGGGCAGGGCGGTTCTACTGGAAATACTGCTCCACCTTCGACAGCACGGCGACGGGCAATATCGGCCCCGTGGCGGAGGCGCTGATGGCCGATCTGGGGGCATCGCAAACGATCTATTGCCCCGCTTTTCCGGAAAACGGGCGGTCGGTTTTCATGGGCAATCTCTTCGTCGGCCGCCAACCGCTGGCCGAAAGCCCGATGAAGGACCATCCCCTGACGCCGATGCGCGACAGCAACCTGATGCGGCTGTTGGCCCCGCAGGTGACGCGACCGGTCGGTCTGGTGGACCGTCTGACCGTCGCGCGCGGTACGGAGGCGGTGGCCGCGGAACTGGCGCGGCTGGATCGGGAGGGCGTGGCCCATGTCGTCGTCGATGGCGTTGCCGATGCAGACCTCGAAATCATCGCGGCGGCTTGCCGGGACATGGCCCTGATGACCGGGGGCAGCGCCTTGGCGATGCCATTGCCCGTGCTTTACCGCGCCGCGGGGCTGGTCGGGGAGGAGGCCGTCGCACACGAGCGCCCCGATATCGGGCCCGGTGCGATCGTGTTGTCGGGCAGTTGTTCGGCCATGACCCGGGAACAGGTGCGGACCTATGCGACCCAAGCGCCGAGCTTTCGGCTCGACCCGCGCGATCTGGCCGACAACGGCCCGGGTGAGGCGCTGGATTGGCTGGCGGCCCTGCCGCTGGACGCGGTACCGATGATCTATGCCACCGCAGAGCCGGACGACGTGCGTGCCGCGCAGGACGAACTGGGCGCGGTGGTCGCGGGGGAGGTCGTCGAACAGGCGCTGGCAGAGATTGCCGTGGCTGCCCGGGACCGCGGCGTGCGCCGGTTTGTCGTGGCGGGTGGTGAGACGTCGGGCGCGGTGGCCAGTGCGCTGGGGGTCACAAGGCTGGATATCGGGTCAGAGATCGCACCGGGCGTGCCGTGGACGTTCAGCGAAAGCGGCGGCGTACAGGTTGCGCTGGCGCTGAAATCCGGGAACTTCGGGGCGGAAAGCTTCTTCGCCGATGCAGTGGCCAAGCTGGAGGGCGCATGA
- a CDS encoding aldolase, translated as MSEESALREQICLLAKSLFDRGLTHGSTGNISARTPDGGLLVSPTGTSFGRLDPGRLSRFDAQGNLIDGDKPTKEMPLHSAFYDTRASAGAVVHLHSAHSVAWSMMPGVDEDDFLPPLTPYAIMKLGRVKLLPFFLPGDPAMGQAVRGLAGKRSAVMLANHGPVVAGKDVEAACNAIEELEETARLAMLMRGHDARLLTPEQVQAVVTRFDVEWEA; from the coding sequence ATGAGCGAGGAGTCCGCCCTGCGCGAACAGATCTGCCTGCTGGCGAAATCCCTGTTCGACCGGGGGCTGACCCATGGCTCCACCGGCAACATCTCGGCCCGTACGCCCGATGGCGGTCTGCTGGTCTCGCCTACGGGCACGAGTTTCGGGCGTCTGGACCCCGGCCGCCTCAGCCGGTTCGATGCACAAGGGAACCTGATAGACGGCGACAAGCCGACCAAGGAAATGCCGCTGCACAGCGCCTTTTACGACACGCGGGCCAGTGCCGGGGCGGTGGTGCATCTGCATTCGGCCCATTCGGTGGCGTGGTCGATGATGCCGGGGGTGGACGAAGACGATTTCCTGCCGCCGCTGACGCCCTATGCGATCATGAAGCTGGGGCGGGTGAAGCTGTTGCCCTTCTTTCTGCCCGGGGATCCGGCAATGGGGCAGGCGGTGCGCGGTCTGGCGGGCAAGCGCAGCGCGGTGATGCTGGCCAATCACGGCCCCGTCGTGGCGGGCAAGGATGTGGAGGCCGCCTGCAACGCGATAGAGGAGCTTGAGGAGACCGCGCGCCTTGCGATGCTGATGCGCGGGCACGACGCTAGGCTTCTGACACCAGAACAGGTGCAGGCGGTGGTCACGCGGTTCGATGTGGAGTGGGAGGCATGA
- a CDS encoding hydroxypyruvate isomerase family protein — MKFSANLGFLWTDLPLPAAIRAAAAAGFDAVECHWPYDTPPEDVRAALEETGLPMLGLNTRRGDVAAGENGLAALPGREEDARAAIDEALAYARAVGAGNIHVMAGFASGPEAHRAFLENLAYACEGAALHGITILIEPLNRHDAPGYFLTTTDQAVAVIEAVGAENLKLMFDCYHVQVMEGDVTRRLQALLPVLGHIQFASVPDRGTPDHGELDYAHIFEVLEGLDYDAPLGAEYKPLGPTGDSLDWLARFRHLQPAP; from the coding sequence ATGAAGTTCTCGGCCAATCTGGGGTTTCTGTGGACAGACCTGCCCTTGCCCGCGGCGATCCGCGCCGCGGCAGCGGCGGGGTTTGACGCGGTGGAATGCCACTGGCCTTACGACACGCCCCCCGAAGACGTGCGCGCCGCGTTGGAGGAGACGGGCCTGCCGATGCTGGGTCTCAACACGCGTCGCGGCGACGTGGCGGCCGGCGAAAACGGGCTGGCCGCGCTGCCGGGCCGCGAGGAGGACGCGCGCGCCGCCATTGATGAGGCCCTTGCCTATGCCCGTGCGGTTGGTGCCGGCAACATCCATGTCATGGCGGGCTTTGCATCGGGGCCGGAGGCACACCGGGCCTTTCTTGAAAACCTCGCCTATGCCTGCGAGGGCGCGGCGCTGCATGGGATCACGATCCTGATTGAGCCGCTGAACCGCCATGATGCGCCGGGCTATTTCCTGACCACGACCGATCAGGCCGTTGCGGTGATCGAGGCCGTCGGGGCAGAGAACCTGAAGCTGATGTTCGACTGCTACCATGTGCAGGTGATGGAGGGGGACGTGACGCGCCGCTTGCAGGCGCTGCTGCCGGTGCTCGGGCATATCCAGTTCGCCTCGGTCCCCGATCGCGGGACGCCGGATCATGGGGAACTGGACTACGCCCATATCTTTGAGGTGCTCGAAGGGCTGGACTATGACGCGCCTTTAGGCGCGGAATACAAACCCCTCGGGCCAACGGGCGACAGCCTCGACTGGCTCGCGAGATTCCGCCACCTCCAGCCAGCGCCGTAA
- the purL gene encoding phosphoribosylformylglycinamidine synthase subunit PurL, which produces MDEPQITEDLIGAHGLKPEEYADILRILNREPTFTELGIFSAMWNEHCSYKSSKKWLRTLPTEGPQVICGPGENAGVVDIGDGQAVVFKMESHNHPSYIEPYQGAATGVGGILRDVFTMGARPIAAMNALSFGEVSHAKTRQLVHGVVEGVGGYGNCFGVPTVGGEVRFHPAYNGNCLVNAFAAGLADADKIFYSAASGVGMPVVYLGAKTGRDGVGGATMASAEFDEGIEEMRPTVQVGDPFTEKRLMEACLELMASGAVISIQDMGAAGLTCSAVEMGDKGGLGIRLDLDHVPQRETAMTAYEMMLSESQERMLMVLRPEKEAEARAIFDKWDLDFAIVGETIPEDRFVILHNGECRADLPLSKLASSAPEYDRPWEETPPARAMAEVPAIDPIDGLKALIGSPNYAAKHWVYEQYDTQVMGDTMRRPGLGAGVIRVHGTDKALAFTSDVTPRYVRANPVEGGKQAVAEAYRNLCAVGARPLATTDNMNFGNPEKPEIMGQFVGAIKGIGEACTALDMPIVSGNVSLYNETDGAPILPTPTIGAVGLIEHLDDLIAGVAAEGQVALLLGETTGHLGQSALLYEAFNREDGDAPHVDLAAERKHGEFIRDNRTLISAVTDLSDGGLALAAFELAEAAGIGVALDADDTPTLFGEDQGRYLIAASFDAAEALMVAAGQAGVPLVTVGKFGGDAVSFGGVSAPLADLADLYRGAFADALG; this is translated from the coding sequence ATGGACGAGCCGCAGATCACCGAGGACCTGATCGGGGCCCATGGCCTCAAGCCCGAGGAATATGCCGACATCCTGCGGATCCTGAATCGCGAACCGACCTTTACGGAACTGGGCATCTTCTCGGCCATGTGGAACGAACACTGTTCCTACAAGTCGTCCAAGAAATGGCTGCGCACCCTGCCAACCGAAGGCCCGCAGGTGATCTGCGGTCCGGGTGAGAACGCGGGCGTCGTGGATATCGGCGACGGGCAGGCCGTGGTCTTCAAGATGGAAAGCCACAACCACCCCAGCTACATCGAACCCTATCAGGGCGCGGCGACAGGCGTGGGCGGCATCCTGCGCGATGTCTTCACCATGGGCGCGCGGCCCATTGCGGCCATGAATGCGCTCAGCTTTGGCGAAGTTTCGCATGCGAAAACCCGCCAGCTTGTGCATGGCGTGGTTGAGGGCGTCGGGGGCTATGGCAACTGCTTCGGCGTGCCGACGGTGGGGGGCGAGGTGCGGTTCCACCCCGCCTATAACGGCAACTGCCTTGTGAACGCCTTTGCCGCCGGTCTGGCCGATGCGGACAAGATTTTCTATTCGGCGGCCTCGGGTGTCGGCATGCCCGTCGTCTATCTGGGGGCCAAGACGGGCCGCGACGGCGTCGGCGGTGCCACCATGGCCAGCGCCGAGTTCGACGAGGGCATCGAGGAAATGCGCCCCACCGTTCAGGTGGGCGACCCCTTCACCGAGAAACGCCTGATGGAGGCCTGTCTGGAACTGATGGCCTCCGGCGCGGTGATTTCCATTCAGGACATGGGCGCCGCGGGTCTGACCTGTTCCGCGGTCGAGATGGGCGACAAGGGCGGGCTTGGTATCCGGCTGGATCTGGACCACGTGCCCCAGCGCGAAACCGCGATGACCGCATATGAGATGATGCTGTCGGAATCCCAGGAACGGATGCTGATGGTCCTGCGCCCCGAGAAGGAGGCCGAGGCGCGCGCGATCTTTGACAAATGGGATCTGGACTTTGCCATCGTCGGCGAAACCATCCCCGAGGATCGCTTCGTCATTCTGCACAATGGCGAATGCCGGGCCGATCTGCCCCTGTCAAAGCTCGCCTCCTCCGCCCCCGAATACGACCGCCCGTGGGAAGAAACGCCCCCCGCGCGCGCGATGGCCGAGGTGCCGGCAATCGACCCCATCGACGGGCTGAAAGCGCTGATCGGCAGCCCCAACTATGCCGCCAAGCACTGGGTCTATGAACAATACGACACGCAGGTGATGGGCGACACGATGCGCCGTCCCGGCCTTGGCGCAGGGGTCATCCGCGTGCATGGCACCGACAAGGCGCTGGCCTTCACCTCTGACGTCACGCCGCGCTATGTGCGTGCGAACCCGGTCGAAGGCGGCAAGCAGGCGGTGGCCGAAGCCTATCGCAACCTGTGCGCCGTTGGCGCGCGGCCGCTGGCCACGACCGACAACATGAACTTCGGCAACCCCGAAAAGCCGGAGATCATGGGCCAGTTCGTCGGCGCGATCAAAGGCATCGGCGAAGCGTGCACCGCGCTCGACATGCCCATCGTGTCCGGCAACGTCTCGCTTTACAACGAAACCGACGGGGCCCCGATCCTGCCGACCCCGACCATCGGCGCGGTCGGGTTGATCGAACATCTGGACGACCTGATCGCGGGCGTCGCGGCCGAAGGCCAGGTCGCCCTGCTGCTGGGCGAAACCACCGGCCATCTGGGACAGTCCGCCCTCCTCTACGAGGCATTCAACCGCGAAGACGGCGACGCACCCCATGTGGACTTGGCCGCCGAGCGCAAGCATGGCGAATTCATCCGTGACAACCGCACCCTGATTTCCGCGGTCACCGACCTGTCCGATGGTGGGCTGGCCCTTGCCGCGTTCGAGTTGGCGGAGGCCGCCGGCATCGGCGTGGCACTGGACGCGGACGACACGCCGACGCTCTTTGGCGAGGATCAGGGGCGCTATCTGATCGCCGCGTCATTCGACGCCGCAGAGGCGCTGATGGTCGCCGCCGGACAGGCCGGGGTGCCGCTGGTCACCGTGGGCAAGTTCGGGGGCGACGCTGTCAGCTTCGGCGGGGTCTCGGCACCGTTGGCGGATCTGGCCGACCTGTATCGCGGGGCCTTTGCAGACGCCCTTGGATAA